In a single window of the Neoarius graeffei isolate fNeoGra1 chromosome 28, fNeoGra1.pri, whole genome shotgun sequence genome:
- the slc25a11 gene encoding mitochondrial 2-oxoglutarate/malate carrier protein, giving the protein MAAASHSGKPKSSPKSIKFLFGGLAGMGATVFVQPLDLVKNRMQLSGQGSKAREYKTSLHAVASILRNEGVRGIYTGLSAGLLRQATYTTTRLGIYTILFEKLTKTDGTPPNFFMKALIGMTAGATGAFVGTPAEVALIRMTADGRLPPDQRRGYTNVFNALIRITREEGLTTLWRGCIPTMARAVVVNAAQLASYSQSKQALLDTGYFSDDILCHFCASMISGLVTTAASMPVDIAKTRIQNMRMIDGKPEYKNGLDVLVKVVRKEGFFSLWKGFTPYYARLGPHTVLTFIFLEQMNKFYKIYFLDS; this is encoded by the exons ATGGCAGCCGCGTCGCATTCAGGAAAACCCAAAAGCTCCCCAAAGTCCATCAAGTTCCTGTTCGGCGGCTTGGCTGG GATGGGAGCTACGGTGTTTGTTCAGCCGCTGGATCTGGTGAAGAACAGGATGCAGTTGAGCGGTCAGGGTTCAAAGGCTCGCGAATATAAGACAAGTCTGCATGCTGTGGCCAGCATCCTGCGCAATGAAGGTGTCCGGGGCATTTACACAGG TCTCTCAGCTGGTCTCCTCAGACAGGCGACCTACACCACCACTCGTTTGGGGATTTACACAATTCTGTTTGAGAAACTAACGAAAACAGATGGAACTCCTCCGAATTTCTTCATGAAGGCGCTGATCGGAATGACGGCCGGAGCCACGGGAGCATTCGTCGGCACTCCGGCAGAGGTGGCGCTCATCCGGATGACCGCAGACGGCCG TCTTCCCCCTGATCAGAGGAGGGGTTACACAAATGTCTTTAACGCCCTCATCCGAATCACCAGGGAGGAGGGGCTCACAACATTGTggagg GGCTGTATACCCACCATGGCCAGGGCAGTGGTAGTAAATGCAGCACAGCTGGCGTCTTATTCACAATCTAAACAGGCTCTGTTGGACACGG GTTATTTCTCCGATGATATCTTGTGTCACTTCTGTGCCAGTATGATCAGCGGACTCGTCACCACGGCCGCCTCCATGCCAGTTGACATCGCTAAAACCAG GATCCAGAACATGAGGATGATCGATGGCAAGCCGGAATACAAGAACGGACTT GACGTGTTGGTGAAGGTGGTGAGGAAGGAGGGATTCTTCAGCTTGTGGAAGGGTTTCACGCCGTACTACGCCCGTCTCGGCCCACACACAGTCCTCACCTTCATCTTCCTTGAGCAGATGAACAAATTCTACAAGATTTACTTCCTGGACTCATAG
- the spag7 gene encoding sperm-associated antigen 7 homolog: MADLLGAILSSMEKPPTVGDQESRRKAREQAARMKKMQEDEKRKKAEFRKKMEKDVSNFIQDSSLQKKKYEPMGKIERSILHDVAEVAGLTSFSFGEDEESRYVMLFKKEFAPSDEELEAYRKGEEWDHTKAEERRKLKEQAALEEEAASQSQTRLLSPSSNYRDKYSHLIGTSAAKDAAHTLEANRAYGCVPVANKRDTRSIEEAMNDIRAKKRLKRGEEDTGTGSL, from the exons ATGGCGGACCTCCTGGGCGCAATCTTGAGCTCGATGGAAAAACCTCCAACGGTCGGCGACCAGGAAAGCCGCCGAAAAGCTCGAG AGCAGGCTGCCCGCATGAAGAAGATGCAGGAGGATGAGAAGAGAAAGAAAGCAGAGTTTAGGAAGAAG ATGGAGAAGGACGTGTCCAATTTCATCCAGGACAGCAGTCTGCAGAAGAAGAAGTACGAACCCATGGGGAAGATCGAGAGGAGCATCCT GCATGATGTGGCCGAGGTGGCCGGTCTGACCTCGTTCTCGTTCGGGGAGGATGAAGAAAGCAGATACGTGATGCTCTTTAAAAAG GAGTTCGCCCCATCAGATGAGGAGTTGGAGGCGTATCGTAAGGGAGAGGAGTGGGATCACACCAAAGCGGAGGAAAGACGCAAACTGAAG GAACAAGCAGCGTTGGAAGAGGAAGCAGCCAGTCAGAGTCAGACGAGGCTGTTGTCTCCCAGCTCCAACTACAGAGACAAATACAGCCATCTGATTGGCACATCTGCTGCTAAAGACGCTGCCCACACACTGGAGGCAAACCGGGCGTATGGCTGCG TCCCTGTGGCCAATAAGAGAGACACGCGCTCCATCGAGGAGGCCATGAACGACATCCGAGCTAAGAAACGCctcaagagaggagaagaggacacGGGGACTGGCAGCCTGTGA